A stretch of DNA from Juglans microcarpa x Juglans regia isolate MS1-56 chromosome 5D, Jm3101_v1.0, whole genome shotgun sequence:
cagataaacgttcgaacatttaacttaaacgtccgaacgtacatttcatcaaagtgttaccatatttgagcgggaaatttcccgcactaatttaactaacgttcgaacgttaacatatttggtgtttggatgtacataattttctggtgatttttatcaaataacgttcgaacgtatattctaaacgtccgaacgtctgaataatcacacagataccttaatcgagcgggaaatttcccgctcttattttaacgttcgaacgttaacttgaaacgttcgaacgtatgattcctactatactaacttataatataatatatatactacattttatatatatatatatatttataactatatactacattgtatagtatgatagcataatattttaaatgagaacataaatgtatataatatataaattataccatatatataaatcaataatatatattaaattgttacttattaaattctttattatatactaacttataatataatatgtatactatattttatatatctataactatatactagtcctttatttgaatttgacgAGAAGCTTCCGTGCTCACCTACCGCCCTTGCTCTTACACACGCCAATGCTGCTAATGCTTATAGTCCTGCTCCTAGTTCCGCTAGTCCTGCTAGTTCGGTTTCGTCTGCTAGTCCTATTAAAAGTCCAATGTCCCGAAACTGAATAATACTATTTCTAAGcggaaagaagaaaaacctCGCGCCCTTACCCTTACGGCTAGGGGAGAGCTGCTTAAAATCACTGAACCAATTAGGTGGTGCTCGGAGACTACGTGTGAACGCCATAACTCATATATGCTTAAAAAAGATCCTCATCACCGAAGGCACCAAAAGCCTCAATACCGTCAAGCTAGGGAGACAAAGCGGGATAGAGTCAATTGTATAgcatgatagcataatactttaaatgagaacataaatgtatataatatataaattataccatatatataaatcaataatatatattaaattgttacttattaaattctttattatatactaacttatactataatatatatactacattttatatatctatttataactatatactacattgtatagtatgataacataatattttaaatgagaacataaatgtatataatatataaattataccatatatataaatcaataatatatattaaattgttacttattaaattctttattatatactaacttatactataatatatatactacattttatatatctatttataactatatactacattgtatagtatgataacataatattttaaatgagaacattaatgtatataatatataaattataccatatatataaatcaataatatatattaaattgttgcttattaaattctttattatatactaacttatactgtggcgcccccaatcccccttatataaatacacagggatcgagacgccaggatggtgacaacacggtcacacatcccaacgaagtgccagtgtgtgtacatgcaacagtgttcaaataaaataacgcagcggatagtcaactaagtaccagaatttaattacaatcaaacatcagtaaagatttaaatagcagttatacaatcatccataaaataatttacaatagttttaaaagctacaaacgagtgatcccagatcactcctcaggcggagccgtctcctcaggctcgccctcctcctcctcatcagcatcaaaatctgcgacaccacaaaatggtctcgcaggtaagtataacccaaacaacaacgtaatataaaatgcattaaatgcaactaacatgcatgcacatgaaaacatgcattttttcacaaaacatcattttccccgaaaatgataaatttccaacacacaccaaaatctcattttggtccaaattatccgtaaaacattttcccagaaaatgatttacccaaaaatcaactcgcactattttcccagaaaatagtgcattaatcccaaatgcaccatgcattatttccatatgcaccatggtctcccctatggaccatccgtacgtcctggcttcgcagcggtgctcagttccgcgcccagcgcgtacgtggccaagcactcccactacgcaacgagcgatgcccagttccgcgcccagcgcgtacgtggccagacatcctctagtccccgccagcagaaggaccacggagtcggcacgagaccatctcgtccgattccattgtcgcccggcgacaatccaggggacgttactcagtatattccgctcccgagtaagcagaggagctccaccgagttaatgccccatctcggcttggggtcgtgatacgcacgctccaaaaatattaacacataaaatcatagcttttcaaagcacatgaacatgaatgcaatacacgaaaacccagttttcttttacaaacatgatcatgcatgaaataatgaaatgcacatgtaccaacacaatgtccaaaccaacagataccaatccaatcaaatccaaccaaacaactccaatcacaaatccatccgacccccgaactcctcggactcagtccggcatgccaaaaacacagtgaaatgggttagtgcaaaaatacatttaaattacgaaagttctttggagaaatacttacagtgcaatataataatttttcgaggatcacgaagttgaaaaaggcgacgtttgagcaacaccacagtgtaaaatacactgtggccgtgggtcacaattaccaacttttcaacgaggacaaacgaagacccaagattgatagggtagggcctagggaggtcggtgaagctagtggtggtggtggtttgccgtgggtggcggcgcaaggggtggttttaggccaaaaaagtgcaaatcggagatggacttggtggggcttcaccggtgacggatcggagctggggttggatccaatgggttgccaagaggccggggatgaagtggtaggaagatggtggctaatggcggtgcgacggcgacgcaatggcggaaagtgtgccgcggcgtcgtgggtttcgtgggcttcgtggaggctaacggcggcacgaacggcggtgatattggtggggtaggacggccggcggctggggaatctaATGGGCTGGGAGGTGttgaccaccgccggcggacggcggcgctgggagtggacgatggaaacgggcggaggagaggagagagagagatcgcgcgggagaggataaatccgaaggaaaaataagaagaaaaagaaaaaaagaggaaaagaaaaggagaggaaagaaaaagagggaaaaagaaatgaggtccaatcctcataacttgggtcacaaaaatgatccaacggaaacgattttaaaaccacaagttaaataaaataatttaaacgtaatggtaaagtcaaattggaataattaaatcccacggtaattaatttaaatattaaaagcaatttaaatgcataataataaataaatatttagaaagcacataaaaataattttcaccaaataaaaatcatagaaataaactcactaaaatccaaccaatttaaaataagagaaattattttaattacataaaaataattccttcagtaaaaatacactaaaatacggggtgttacatatactataatatatatactacattttatatatctatttataactatatactacattgtatagtatgatagcataatattttaaatgagaacattaatgtatataatatataaattataccatatatataaatcaataatatatattaaattgttacttattaaattctttattatatactaacttatactataatatatatactacattttatatatctatttataactatatactacttattaaatcatcaataaacaccataagctcataaactattcacaaaattcacaaacaataatcacaattatttcaagagtaagcataaaatcacaacaacatgtataaacatattgctaaactttagaaatataacaagcactcacaaaaaaaccaataatctaattgtcaataatattatataacatcctaatatataacataaacatttataatataatattaaattgaaaaacgttcgaacgtaataataagtacgttcgaacgttctgtgtatataaggccaaaaccgaacgtcgaaacgacatttctaATACGAATTgtctactccgttgcacgccgccacgcctccttcaccgccgccgtcaactccgccacaaccgtcactaaaggtaggcattcatcttttattcaagtaacatgtattttattgagatttggattgagttttgtttaaaaccggataagtggttgccggaTATTCGTtgtcattttccggccaccacggctagtcattggccgaatagtcaccgtagaaatgtttcttgaagtgtatacttcatttccacggtaacatttcggtatttagaatcgtgtagagaaatttttgagatttcaataatggctgagtcgactcagccattctgcatcgaaacgttcgaacgtttaaccaagacgttcgaacgtacgacgtttaaattacagagccgttacggcttccatgttcgaacgtttcattataacatccgaacgtaatgattttctacattattcatgcttcgacgttcggacgttcatatttatgttcacacgtaaaacaaatacgttcgaacgtatttgttttaacgtccgaacgtacgtcagccaatatttatttactgcttatgttcgaacgtatattgttacattcgaacgtatgaCTTTAAGGATCTTCTGTGGGAGAAACATTCTCTGGCATATGTCCTTCTCGATCGTAGTTGACACTGATCATCGATCAGAAGACCGAAGGGACGGACAAGATCGTTGCCTACATCAATATTGTATATGAGTTACATAGAGAACTTGGTGGTGCCGGCCAGGATGATGACACATACACCTTCTCCATCCGGGGCGTCTCAATATAATTTTCAGTTGATGCAGTCGCTGATTTTCTTGGTATCCCTCGACTGCCCACTACATATCCTAGCGTGGTGCCTAGGGAGTCGACACCTGCAGGCGAAGGGAGACTGCTTAAGAAGAGGATACTGTTGTAGTAGATGAGATCGATGGCCTCGCTGATCATGAGGTTCGTCAGTTGGTGTGGATCCAGATGCTCCTTCTATGATGGGAGCAAGAACATCAAACAGACGGActtatccaattttttcaatatCATAAACATTATAATAGCCAACAACATTGATTCACGATTACACAAGACTAAGGTTAGCATGGACCGGGCACGATTTATGTTACAGGTGGGGTGCCCATGGACCTAGTGAGATATATATTCACTAGGATTCGATCAGATGCCACCTATATTACGACAAATATATTGTCGTTTGGAGTTCTGCTGACACAATTTCTTTTAGCGAAGGGAGTTAAGCCAGATGCATTTTAGTGTGTACGGGAGTCGATTGGACCAATCAACTCCACGACCTTGTCTCGTAGCATGGGACACTCTTGATTTAGTATTCGTGCACCCACTACAAAGCCGGTCGACACTCAGGGAGATGCACAGGGCGTATCAGGTGAGGCATCTACACAGGGTGCATCAAACACTACTACTCATGAGGAGATTGCAGATTTCGTGCATGCAGAGACATGAGAGATCATTGATGCAGTCTAGGTCGCCCTCGCAGGGACTGAGTCGAAGCTCATGTCTCGAGTGACAGATATTGAGACACACCTTGTTGGAGTCGAGGCAGTGCTACAAGATCTGGGCTAGTAGtctatatcttttatttgcattttttagttttttgtatggacaatcatgactatttgtattttgtataattaatttaaatattcatcgtcttttcattttctaaattagTTATGATATTGAGTTCCTTTCTAAGTTACTTATTaagttcttttatttatttatatcatttaaatgctatatttatataaactaaatatttacCTAAATTAATAAGGAAAtttttggaaatgaaaaatggaaaaaattcaACCATCGTTTGGACAGACATATAGAAGCCTTTGAACGCGTTTTCTATTCCTGCCATTCTCTTATTCATCTAACTTGCCAAAATCTTCGTTCGAACCATTAAATGATGTTCGAAAGGTAACTTCAAACATCCAAATTAACTGTTCGAATGGTTACTCAAATTTTTGCTATAATTTTGTAACGTAATCCGCCAATTTAACATTTGACGGTTCcaaataaccgttcgaatgttcaCTTTATTTTGGTTCAAACTGTTAAGTACCCGTTCAAACGATATTTCATACTGGGACAAATGTGTTCGTCCCAATATATTCAGTTCAAACGGAAAATGATATGTTCGAACGGATAACGACATCCATTAactttttggacaaaatctgaTTCTCATCCCTAAAAACCATCTCCATCTTTTGAGATGATTttcatttcgtcccaaaaacaTTTTGTCCCAAAAGCCAAAATTTGTTTagagtttattaaaaaaataattccaatttTACATGATTACCATTCATCTTAAATAGAGTTATAAATTAGTTGTAGACTAATTGtaggtttatcattttttcaattttatactattttaattacataCAGCCTATTGGGGTTGTAAATCTCAACGACAAATATATCAAAACCTACATTTTGTGTGTGACCgtatctatatttttttgagCCTAACTGACAAAACTAGGGCAAAAAATGAGTTAGAGAGATATGTAACTTATCAATAAGTTAGATAATTTTTCCAAGACTTATCattgaatttgaatatttggACGATCCTTGTGCTTGGGAAAAGAATATAGTCTTCTTGTCGGATGAATTTTATCAAACCAGCTAGAGTACCTTAAGTTTCTCATTGTACACCTTTAAAAAAGATGTTAGGTAtataaagaatattataaaattagaacggaaaatgatttacttataactatcttataattattttataattttatagaaaatcGAGAGTAGTTTTGTAAAACcgaaatctatttttaaaaaagtagcgtatttgtattttttttttttttttgatgaaaaAGCTCATTCCATTAATCAATCCAACTGAATACAGGGAGGAAGATCCCCCAACATTAcaatatgatcataattggATAGAGCATCTTTTGCTAACAAGTGAGCTAAAGAGTTGCCATTTCTCCTAACATGAGAAACCTCCCACTTTGCAAAATTTCCTAAGATCTGTTTTGCTTCATGAACATACATACTAGAGCTGTTGCAGCCTTCTTTGTCCCTTTTAAGGTTGTTGATGACTTGAAGGGAATCTCCTTCAATAATAATCTATGTAAACCCAAGCTCCAGACCAAATTGCATCGTTTTAAGAGCACCGAATGCCTCAGCTAGTAATGGATCAGGATAGAGGTGTTTCTTGGTTCTCAAGGTTGCTATGATTCTTCCTAAACTGTTCCTCACTACCACTCCCACACCAACTAAACCTCTAGCTTTGTCAATAGCACTATCCCAATTCAACTTAATCCAGTCTAATGGGGGAGCCTGGCAAGTCTCTGCTGAAGTGTAGATCATGTTGGCTCGAGCACCATGGTTTGAATTTTCCTCATCCAGCACGTCCAAGGTGGTTCTTGCCTCATGCATAATTACTTTCGGGTGAGCAAAAACACCTTTAAAGACTAAAGTGTTCCTTCTCCACCAGATCTTGCTGACCACCACAGCAAATTCTTGAATAGTCTTACTTTCCATGATCTGAAATAAAGCTTCGATGAGTTGAATCATAGACATATGTGGGAAATGACATTTCTGTAGGCTCTTTGAACATAGACTCCACACATCCTTGGCTGACTCACATCCCCATGTAGCATGATAAGCATCTTCCTTCTCCAAGTTGCAAATGGGACAAAGAGGGTGACTGACCACTTTCTTCTTGAAAAGGTTAGATTGGGTTGGAAGAGCCTCTTGACATGCCCTCCAAAGGAACATTTTTACCCTAGGCTGCACTTTAATCTGCCAAAGTTGCTGCCAAAGGCCTTTGAGGGAGGAACTGCTAGATGCTTGATTAGAGGCTGGAAAACTTCTCTCTAATTCCCTATGGTATGCACTTCTAACTGTGAACTCACCATCTTTTGTACCTTGCCAAACCAGTCTATCTCTGTTGTTGAGGAAGCTTATAGGGGTTTTGATAATGAGCTCTGCCTCTCTATGACTGAAAATCTACTGCACCAGTGCATAATTCCACTGCTTAGTGGTAGTGTCGATGAGAGATGAGACTGTTGCATTATTGGTCAGAACATTCACAGAGCTTTGGGCCTTACTAGGATTAGAAGAGAGTATCCATTTGTCCTTCCATACCTGAGCTTGATGACCATTACCTATCCTCCAATAGGATCCTGCCTCTACTAGTGGTCTTGCAGCTAAGAAACTTCTCCAAACATAGGAGGGCTTGGAGCCTATTTTTGCCTCTTGAAAGTTGGTACTAGTAAAATACTTGGCTTTAAGCACCTGTGCAGCAAGGGAATCAAGGTGTTGTATCAACCTCCAGCATTGTTTGGCCAGCAAAGCCTTGTTAAACGCTTCAAAATCCCTGAAACCCATTCCCCCTTCAGTTTTTGCCTTATCCAACCTTTTCCATGAAATCCAATGAATTCTGTTTTCACTACTCTGCTGCCCCCACCAGAAGTTGTTAATGACCCTATTGATGTCATGAAGCAATGAATTAGGAAGTTTAAACACAGACATTGTGTAGGTTGGCAAAGCTTGGATGACAGCTTTGATATAGATCTCCTTTCCTGCTTGTGACAGCATTTTAACTTTGTGATTGCTGACTTTAGCTctaattttatccaaaattccTTTGAATGTCTTGGCCTTATTCTTTCCAACCACTGATGGTAGtcccaagtatttctcataaGACAATCCACTCCTTACCCCAGCAATAGAGAGAATGTGTTGCTGTGTGGCCCTTGCAATGTTCTTACTGAAAATAATAGAGGTTTTCTCCAAGTTAAGCCTTGACCCGATGCTGATTCATAAACTCTTAACAATCCAAACAGTCTACCCCATTCAATGGCATTGGCATTACAAAAAAGGAGGCAATCATCAGCAAAGAATAAGTGTGAAATTCTGAGCTTGTTTTTTGCAATAGGCACACCATGGATCAGACCCTCACTTTCTGCTTTTCTAATCAAGCTGCTAAGTGCCTCAGcacatatgataaaaatataggGTGAGAGGGGATCTCCTTGCCTAATCCCTCTAGTTGGAAGGAAAACTTCTTGAGGGGATCCATTAACCAGGATAGCATATGAAACTGTTTCAATACAATTCATCACCAATTCTATCCATTTAGAGCAGAAACCCATCTTGGTTAATATAGCTCTGATGAAACTCCATTCTAGCCTATCATAggctttgctcatgtctaatTTCAGAGCTATGTATCCCTCCTTACCTGTCAATTTAGTTTTCATGGTATGCAAAGCTTCAAAGGCAACTATCACATTATCATATATGAGTCTATTGGGAACAAAAGCAGACTGTGAATTTGAAATGATAGAAGGCAGTACATTCTTGAGTCTGTTGGCCACTACTTTAGATATGAGCTTGTACATAACATTGCACAGAGATATGGGCCTGAATTCTGTGACTTTAGAGGGATTCTTTTTCTTGGGAATTAAGGCAATAAACGTGTCATTAATGTTAGATAGACTGCCATTCGAATTAAGTACCTTTAGTATGGCTGCACTGACTTGATTACCAACAAGGGGCCAGTGATTCTGATAAAAGGCTGCTGGGAAGCCATCTGGACCAGGAGAGCTGAGGCCCTCCATATGAAACAAAGCCTCTTCTATTTCTTGATGGGTAAAGGGTCTTGAAAGAGCAGCATTTTGTGCCTCTGTTACGGATGGTTTCATTGCATTCAAACAGCCAGAAATGTTATTAGGAAAAGAGGTACTGAAAAGATCTTTGAAATAGTTTTGGAAAAGAGAACTTAATCCCTTTTTTGAGTGCACTTCCACCCCATCTTCATTCACTAGCTTCTTTATCGAGTTATTTTTCCTTCTAAGAGAGGCACATTGGTGGAAAAACTTGGTGTTCCTATCACCCTCTCTCAACCATCTTTGCTTTGCTCTCTGCTGCCATCTGAGGTTGTCTTCTTCTAATAGTCtgctaattttcttttgaatatgcTTAACATGATCAGATAGGTGGCCTTTGTTGTCTTTTTGTAGTTCATTTAACAAGGCCAGTAGCTCAGTCATTTGTTGTTTGGAATTACCTCCTACTCTTCCATTCCATTGCATGAGTTTCTGTTTACACAGGTTAAGGCCCATATTAATATTTTGCAGGTTGTACTCATCTTCCTTGGTACCAGACCATGTTTCCTCCACCAGCTTCTGATAATCGTCCCTTTGAAACCAGCTTGCTTCCAGTCTAAAAGGTCTTTTCCTGCTGGTTCCATCAACCTGGCTCTCCTCCCAAGTGACAAATAAGGGGCAATGATCTGAGCTTAATGCAAGAAGGATATAAACCTTTGAAATTGGAAAAGAGTCAGCCCATTTATAGTTACAAAGGGCTCTGTCGAGTCTTTCTTTTGTAAAAGCTCCTCCTTTTCTCCCATTAGTTCAGGTAAATTTATTGCCTATAGAACCCATATCACAAAGCTCACAATCTTCCAAAGTTGTTCTGAAGGCCTCAATCAACCAACTGTCCTTCCTCTTATTGGTGATGGGGTGTCCATAGAACCCAGTCAACAACCATTCCTTCCCATCCTCCACCCCTTTCACCAAAAGAGAAATATGATGTTTGGTGAAGGTGTGCACCACTGCTTCAATCTCCTCTTTCCACAGAAAAGCAAGTCCACCACTCATACCTATACAGTCAATGACAAAACTGTTTTCAAATCCCAAACGTTTTTTTATGGCTTCAATCCTTTCTCTTCTACTCTTTGTTtccatcaagaaaacaaaagatgtGAGCTTTTTAGTCACCATTTGGTGCAGATCATGAACTGTCtgggggttcccaagccccgacagttccaacttagacAACTCATTTGGTTTGGTGGGATCAAACCAACTTGAGATGATTCATTGGTGCCATCCTcctcaattttaattttcttgctaGGGATCAATCTCTCAATGGCCAAGTTATGGGATCTTTCTCTTTTGTTACTAGTAGGTCTGCTTGAATTTCCTCCCAGCCCCAAAGAGAAATTCTCAAAGCATATGTCTCGGGCTCTCCTCTTCCAACTTGCAATTCTCTTGGCTTGTTCAAGGAAATTAACTTGGTTTGAAATGAACTGGTCAAGAGAGTGGATCTAGTTGACCAGATCAGTTGAGTTCTCATTTCCTTTTGGGATCTTGTTGTTTGGTCCAGGGTCAAGTCTGTTCTCTGTATCATTTGTATTCCCAACACTAAAGACTGTGCCTAGAACTCCAGCCATGTCACTTGCCTCCTCAACAAGAAACAAAGGTACATTTGCTGTCTCATTCAGACTACCCTTGCCTACCCCTTCTAACTTTGGTTTTTGACTCTGACCTCTCCCCTTGCTCAGACCCCTTTCCAATGCCATCTACTTTTGTCTTGGGAAAGTTAGTGTCCTTTTTTGTCTTCTAATCCTTCTTCCTGTCATCTTCTTTGTCAGCAACAGTATCCTCCCTGTCTTCACCTTTCTTCCTCCATAGACGAGAATCAGACTAGTCTTCCTGAGCAATGCCTTCCCCATACCTTTTCTGCTGCAACTCACTCTCCCTAACAT
This window harbors:
- the LOC121265876 gene encoding uncharacterized protein LOC121265876; this translates as MFLWRACQEALPTQSNLFKKKVVSHPLCPICNLEKEDAYHATWGCESAKDVWSLCSKSLQKCHFPHMSMIQLIEALFQIMESKTIQEFAVVVSKIWWRRNTLVFKGVFAHPKVIMHEARTTLDVLDEENSNHGARANMIYTSAETCQAPPLDWIKLNWDSAIDKARGLVGVGVVVRNSLGRIIATLRTKKHLYPDPLLAEAFGALKTMQFGLELGFT
- the LOC121265877 gene encoding uncharacterized mitochondrial protein AtMg00310-like, which codes for MLSQAGKEIYIKAVIQALPTYTMSVFKLPNSLLHDINRVINNFWWGQQSSENRIHWISWKRLDKAKTEGGMGFRDFEAFNKALLAKQCWRLIQHLDSLAAQVLKAKYFTSTNFQEAKIGSKPSYVWRSFLAARPLVEAGSYWRIGNGHQAQVWKDKWILSSNPSKAQSSVNVLTNNATVSSLIDTTTKQWNYALVQ